In the Bacillota bacterium genome, one interval contains:
- the ltrA gene encoding group II intron reverse transcriptase/maturase, whose amino-acid sequence MPRAQDRMMGMPPALERIRAVVRRDKGERLVSLYHHVYNVDHLREAYLSLNPKAAPGVDQVTWREYGQDLEGNLQDLSGRLRRGAYRARPVERVYIPKADGRQRPLGKPAMEDKIVQRVVAGILSVVWEEEFLGFSYGFRPGRNPHQALDALTVGITVKRVSWVLDADIRGFYDTINHEWLVKFIEHRIGDRRVVRLIQKWLKAGVLEDGKWRPSEEGTPQGGVISPVLANIYLHYAFDQWVQHWRTRKGRGDVVVVRYADDFVLGLERRSEAEQFQKELVERLRRFGLELHAEKTRLIEFGRFAASNRARRGEGKPETFTFLGFTHICGRSRRGRFVVVRQTVRKRMRAKLQQVKRELRRRRHEAVPEQGRWLASVLRGHYQYYGVSLNGEALAVFRNAVIRTWKRALERRSQRGRVTWERMSRLTGKWLPSPRIYHRYPASWIRSLVTT is encoded by the coding sequence ACCACCACGTGTACAACGTGGACCACCTGCGGGAGGCGTACTTGAGCCTCAATCCGAAGGCGGCGCCGGGGGTGGACCAGGTCACGTGGCGGGAATACGGGCAGGACTTGGAGGGGAACCTGCAAGACCTGTCTGGACGACTGAGACGAGGAGCCTACCGAGCCAGGCCGGTTGAGCGGGTGTACATCCCGAAAGCCGACGGGCGGCAGAGGCCACTTGGGAAGCCGGCGATGGAGGACAAGATAGTGCAGAGAGTAGTCGCCGGCATCCTGAGTGTCGTCTGGGAAGAGGAGTTTCTGGGCTTCTCGTATGGGTTCCGACCGGGGCGCAACCCGCACCAAGCGTTGGATGCGCTGACGGTAGGGATCACGGTAAAGCGGGTAAGCTGGGTGCTGGATGCCGACATTCGTGGTTTCTATGACACCATCAATCACGAATGGTTGGTCAAGTTCATCGAGCACCGGATCGGGGACCGGCGCGTCGTGCGTCTCATCCAGAAGTGGCTGAAGGCGGGCGTGCTGGAGGACGGGAAGTGGAGGCCGAGTGAAGAGGGGACGCCGCAGGGCGGGGTCATCAGCCCGGTGTTGGCGAACATCTATCTTCACTATGCCTTCGACCAGTGGGTCCAACACTGGCGGACACGTAAGGGCCGCGGCGACGTTGTGGTGGTGCGGTACGCGGACGACTTTGTGTTGGGCCTTGAGCGCCGCAGCGAAGCGGAGCAGTTTCAGAAGGAACTGGTGGAGCGGTTGCGCCGGTTCGGGCTGGAGCTGCACGCGGAGAAGACCCGTCTCATCGAGTTTGGGCGCTTTGCGGCGTCCAACCGGGCGAGGCGGGGTGAGGGCAAGCCAGAGACCTTTACCTTTCTGGGCTTCACCCACATCTGTGGGCGCAGCCGGAGAGGGAGGTTTGTGGTAGTGCGGCAAACGGTACGGAAGCGGATGCGGGCGAAGCTGCAGCAGGTGAAGCGAGAGCTGCGGCGGCGCAGGCATGAAGCCGTGCCGGAACAGGGTCGATGGCTGGCGTCCGTCCTGCGCGGCCACTACCAGTACTATGGGGTATCGCTCAATGGAGAAGCGCTGGCGGTGTTCCGCAACGCGGTGATCCGCACCTGGAAGCGGGCGCTGGAGCGTCGCAGCCAGAGGGGGCGGGTCACCTGGGAGCGGATGTCGCGCCTGACGGGCAAGTGGCTGCCGAGTCCCCGAATCTACCATCGTTATCCTGCGTCCTGGATACGGTCGCTCGTCACGACCTAA